Sequence from the Ochrobactrum vermis genome:
GTGGCGAGCGTCGCGGCATATGTCGAAGGGCGGCCGATGCCAAGTTCTTCCATCTTCTTGATGAGCGAAGCTTCCGAATAGCGCGGTGGCGGTTCGGTTGAATGCTGGGTGGCATCGATCTTTTCGCGTGCCAGCGCTTCGCCGGAACGGATTTCCGGCAGCTTTGCGCTATCCTCGTCGTCGTCCTCTTCCTCGCGATGATCCATATAGGCTGCAAGGAAGCCGTCGAACTTCGTTACCGAGCCATTAGCGCGCAGCATTGCCGAGCGCGAGCCGTTGACGGCTTCGATGTCAGCCGTGGTGCGCTCGATATCGGCAGCCTGCATCTGGCTGGCGATGGCGCGCTTCCAGATCAGTTCATAAAGCCGGGCCTGATCTTCGTCGAGATAACGGCGCACTTCCTTCGGATGGCGCGAAAACTCGGTCGGACGAATGGCTTCGTGCGCTTCCTGAGCGTTCTTTGCTTTGCTGGAATAATAGCGCGGCTTTTCCGGCACATATTTCGCGCCGAATGTTTCGCCAATTGCCTGACGTGCGGCAGTGACTGCTTCCGGCGCCATTTGCACGCCGTCGGTACGCATATAGGTGATAAGACCGGCAGTTTCGCCGCCAATATCCACGCCTTCATAAAGGCGCTGTGCCACCTGCATGGTGCGCGATGCCGAGAAACCAAGCTGGCCGGAGGCGGCCTGCTGCAAGGTCGAGGTAGTGAAAGGTGGTCCCGGATTGCGCTTTGTCGGCTTGGCTTCGACCGAAACGGCCTTGAAGCTGGCGCTTTCCAGCATGGCGCGAATGCCGGCGGCCTGTTCGCCATTCTTGATGTCGAGCTTGCCAAGCTTCTTTCCATCGACAGCAGTCAGACGGGCGGTAAAGCTGTCATTGCGCGGCGTCTTCAAAAGTGCTGCGATATTCCAGTATTCTTCACGAATGAACCGCTCGATTTCCGACTCGCGGTCGGCAACAAGGCGCAGCGCTACCGATTGAACACGACCAGCCGAACGTGCGCCCGGTAGTTTGCGCCAGAGAACGGGCGAAAGCGTGAACCCGACGAGATAATCCAGCGCACGGCGGGCCAGATAGGCATCGACCAGAGGTTCATCGATGTCTCGCGGATTGGCGATGGCATCAAGAACAGCCTTTTTGGTGATGGCATTGAACGCCACCCGCTTGACCGTCTTGCCCTTGAGCGCCTTTTTCTGGTTGAGCACTTCAAGCACATGCCAGGAAATGGCTTCACCTTCGCGATCCGGATCGGTCGCGAGAATGATGCCGTCGCTGTCTTTCAGCGCTTTGACAATATCAGCGAGGCGCTTGGAGGAATTGCTATCCACCTCCCACGACATCGCAAAATCTTCATCTGGACGAACCGAGCCATCCTTGGCTGGCAGGTCTCGCACGTGACCGAACGAGGCCAGAACCTTATAGTTCGAGCCCAGATACTTATTGATGGTTTTAGCCTTGGCAGGCGATTCGACAACGACGACGTTCATTTAAAGCAGCCCAGATTCGCGCCCCATGGAGATAAAATACCTCCTCTCCGCGTGAAATTCGTTGCCTTCACATGAACAGCGGGCAGCGTTTGGTCAAGAGCAGGACGACAAAAATCACGAAATACAACTTAAGATTGCTGTTAAGTTGAGTGAAACCAATAGTAGCATATGATGCGAAGAAATCAGTTTATCTCTCGAGGAGATAGGTATGGACGATACGGCGAGTTTTCCAGAGATGGAAGACGGTGAGGATATGGAAACCGCGACTCGCTTCGAGACGGTAACATATATCGAGCAGATGCTCGAACAGCTCAGTTTAATGGCGAAGAATACGAATCATATGTTCCTGGCCTATATGATCGAGATGGCTCTCGTTGAGGCTCGAGAGGTCCTTCATAGTGAAGCCGAGGCCTAATTATCTTTATTCATGAGGAATCAAAGCCACCTGATTGCCCGCATAGCGGTGCAGCCTTCCGGCCAAATCTAGTTCCAATAGAACGAGCTGAACAGCTCCAGTATCCATACCTGTATGGCGAACGAGCGTGTCGATGTCGGTCGGCACGGGCCCGAGCGCATCGATGACGATATCCCGTTGCGCCTCTGTTGCAATCGGTTGGAACTCTTCTGGCTCTTCCTTGACCGGCGGCAAAAGATCGGGCTGCATTGGCATGGCCGCCTGATATATGCTTGAACCCGCCAGTGGCTGGAGTGCCTCGATAACGTCGTTCGCTTCTGTCACCAATGTTGCGCCTTGTTTCAGAAGCAGATTCGTACCGCGTGCTCGAGGATCAAGCGGAGAGCCGGGAACAGCAAACACGATGCGCCCCATGTCTCCGGCCATGCGTGCACTGATGAGCGAGCCGGAACGCTCGGCGGCTTCCACGACGATTAATCCCAGCGACAAGCCTGCAATAATACGGTTGCGGCGTGGAAAGTCACGGGAGCGGGGTTCTGCTCCCATCGGCATTTCACTTATGAGTGCTCCGCCTTGTTCGGGGATATCACGGTAAAGTGGAAGGTTTTCCGGTGGGTAGGGACGATCAAGCCCGCCTGCCAGTACTGCGACGGTTCCCGTCTTCATGCTTGCGCGATGCGCTGCGGCATCGATACCGCGAGCAAGCCCGGAAATCACTGTAAATCCGGCTTCACCGAGATCATGCGCCAGACGTTCGGTGAAGCGTGCGCCGATCACTGACGCGTTGCGCGAGCCAA
This genomic interval carries:
- the dprA gene encoding DNA-processing protein DprA; translation: MKESANSKTGIRLSDRQRLNWLRLIRTDNIGPVTFRDLILFCGSASSAIEMLPDLNIRGGSARPIRVMSMDDAERELEAIQRAGARLVGMGEPDYPPQLKNCEAPPPLVTIKGNAAAFGKPPVAIVGSRNASVIGARFTERLAHDLGEAGFTVISGLARGIDAAAHRASMKTGTVAVLAGGLDRPYPPENLPLYRDIPEQGGALISEMPMGAEPRSRDFPRRNRIIAGLSLGLIVVEAAERSGSLISARMAGDMGRIVFAVPGSPLDPRARGTNLLLKQGATLVTEANDVIEALQPLAGSSIYQAAMPMQPDLLPPVKEEPEEFQPIATEAQRDIVIDALGPVPTDIDTLVRHTGMDTGAVQLVLLELDLAGRLHRYAGNQVALIPHE
- the topA gene encoding type I DNA topoisomerase, with translation MNVVVVESPAKAKTINKYLGSNYKVLASFGHVRDLPAKDGSVRPDEDFAMSWEVDSNSSKRLADIVKALKDSDGIILATDPDREGEAISWHVLEVLNQKKALKGKTVKRVAFNAITKKAVLDAIANPRDIDEPLVDAYLARRALDYLVGFTLSPVLWRKLPGARSAGRVQSVALRLVADRESEIERFIREEYWNIAALLKTPRNDSFTARLTAVDGKKLGKLDIKNGEQAAGIRAMLESASFKAVSVEAKPTKRNPGPPFTTSTLQQAASGQLGFSASRTMQVAQRLYEGVDIGGETAGLITYMRTDGVQMAPEAVTAARQAIGETFGAKYVPEKPRYYSSKAKNAQEAHEAIRPTEFSRHPKEVRRYLDEDQARLYELIWKRAIASQMQAADIERTTADIEAVNGSRSAMLRANGSVTKFDGFLAAYMDHREEEDDDEDSAKLPEIRSGEALAREKIDATQHSTEPPPRYSEASLIKKMEELGIGRPSTYAATLATLRDREYITIDKRKLIPEPKGRLVTAFLESFFERYVEYDFTADLEEKLDLISDGKLSWKDVLRDFWRDFSGSVDDIKELRVTNVLDALNEELAPLVFPAREDGSDPRSCPTCGTGMLSLKLGKYGAFVGCSNYPECKYTRQLGGDANGESAAADEPKSLGKDPFTGEEITARTGRFGPYVQRGEGKEAKRASLPKGWTVDTLDHEKAVALLSLPRDIGQHPETGKMISAGIGRYGPYVSHDGTFANLENAEEVFSVGLNRAVSVLADKQSKGGRGRSTPAALATLGDHPEGGSITVRDGRYGPYVNWGKVNATLPKGKDPASVTLEEALALITEKAGSSKSKKAPARKASSSAEKKTAAKKPAAKKAPAKAKSKAKSKAEAIEE